One genomic window of Geoanaerobacter pelophilus includes the following:
- a CDS encoding ABC transporter ATP-binding protein — MTLIKIRNVTKQYNGGDEVVEALRGVDISIEAGEFITIMGQSGSGKSTLLSVLGGMNHPTSGEVEMAGIELYKLTGEKLADFRAENLGFVFQSFHLIPYLTALENVMLPLAIVKMKGADKSAAAKNALERVGLAKKADRLPNQLSGGEQERVAIARAIVNNPKILLADEPTGNLDSKTSEEVMALFRELNDAGQTVVMVTHNPDNCRYSDRSINLKDGRIQ, encoded by the coding sequence ATGACACTCATTAAGATTAGAAACGTGACAAAGCAGTACAATGGCGGTGACGAGGTGGTCGAAGCGTTGCGCGGCGTTGACATCAGCATCGAAGCCGGTGAATTCATCACCATCATGGGGCAGTCCGGTTCCGGCAAAAGCACCCTGCTTTCGGTGCTGGGGGGCATGAACCACCCTACCTCCGGCGAGGTCGAGATGGCAGGAATCGAACTGTACAAGCTTACCGGCGAAAAACTGGCAGACTTTCGGGCAGAGAACCTCGGCTTTGTCTTTCAGTCGTTCCACCTGATCCCCTATCTGACCGCCCTCGAAAACGTCATGCTCCCTTTGGCCATTGTAAAAATGAAAGGGGCTGACAAGAGCGCGGCAGCGAAAAACGCCCTGGAACGGGTCGGCCTTGCGAAAAAGGCAGACCGACTCCCGAACCAGCTTTCCGGAGGGGAACAGGAGCGGGTCGCCATTGCCCGGGCCATAGTCAACAACCCCAAGATCCTCCTGGCTGACGAGCCGACCGGCAATCTCGACTCCAAGACCAGCGAAGAAGTGATGGCGCTTTTTCGGGAACTGAACGATGCCGGACAGACCGTGGTCATGGTGACGCACAATCCGGACAACTGCCGCTATTCCGACCGGAGCATCAACCTGAAAGACGGAAGGATTCAGTGA